The genomic window ttgccagggttggttccttccggGGGCCATAAGAGAGAAGctgttccaggcctctcccccagcttctggtggttgctgacTATCTTTGTTATTCCTTGGCTTGAAGGAGCATCACCCCATCTCtggcttcattcattcactcaccttCTCATCTCACCAGTGCTCTCCCAGGCCCTTGTTCGGAGCCTCCACAGACCCACACTCCTGTTTCTCACGCAGTAATGTTCTAAGCCCCCAAGAGACTAAGAACTTAATACCTGGATTCTCACACTCATCTCCCTCAGCACCACAGCTCTGACAACCCCCAGGAGGTGAcagcaaagaaaggaaggagcaaCTGCTCCCCCAGAGCCCTTCTATACTCCCCGGGCTGCTCTCAGCAGCTGTGTGCCCAACTCAGTGCTGTGAGGTGGAATGGGGAgatggagacagacacacagacacacacacacacacacagacacacacacacacacacacacacacacacacaccagagagTTTATAAAATGTGCACAGGGAAACACTTCCTAAAGAAAGAAGTGGAGTTCTCAAGTCGCTATGGGACTACGGAACTCGGCATCTGAGCATCCCCTTCTGTGTGATGGGGTTGGCTGGGCAGTCCCTTCCAGCTCTGGCTTCCTCTCAGACCAGGATTACAGGATCCTGAAAAGCCAATGCTTCCCTCGGGGAGTGGAAGGTTCTGGGGCTCAGCAGAGGGGCCCAGAGCCATTGTGGAGGGCTTTCAAGGTGAGGACAATAGAAGAGCAGGCCTTGCGTGGCTTGGacaggggaagaggagaaggagtgGGCATTTGAGGCAGGGGGTGTAGCATGAGCCAGCCCTGAGGGCCAGAAATTGGGGTGAACTCTGATGGGGGCTGGGTAGAGAAGCTTCTACAGGCCCCAGCTCAAGAGACCCCGTCTCTCTTACTCTCTGTCACTTGCCATGCTGGATCCGTGCATGATCACACTCCTGGACTCGCCTCCTTGCCCTGAGATCCAGACCCCCGTATTCAGCTGCCCCCTCAGCTCCTCCACTCAACACATTTAATGCCAGACTCTTCATGTCTATCCACACCTGCACTTTTGCACCCAATCCAACTCCCTGCCACGTCCCCCATCTCAGGTAATGTCAGCTCGGTCCTTCCAGCTGCTCAAGCTAAAACCCGTGTCACTTTGACCCTCCCTCTTACCCACTACATCCAAGCTGCTAGCACTGCTCCTGATCCAGCTTCAGATTAAGTCTCAGAATCTACCCACTTCTCACCTTCTCCACTGCCACCAGCCCATTCTGTGCCAGCATCATCACTTGCCAGGACTGTTACAATAGCCTCCTCACTAGCCCCACTCACAGCAGCCAGATGAATCTTTTGAGTCCATGCCTAGTCACTGGGGCAAAATAGGACTCCCAGGAGAAAGTCCGAGACCAGCTCCGGCAAGATGAGCAAACACAGCTTGTGCAGGGTGCAGGGAGGGCCGGAGGCCTGAGGCTTGAAAGAGCTCTCAAATGGAGGGGGAAACAAAGAGGACACATCCCCACCAGGGCTGTGCTAGCATGGGCAGGCAAGCCAGGTGCTGGACCTCTGCACGTGGGGCGTGTGTGGGTATGTACATGTACCTgtgttctttgtgtgtgtgtgtgtccagagcTGGGGTGCAGCTGTGGGGCCCCTCGGGACATGTCCCAGCCAATGCCTGCTCTGACCAGAGGGGTGTCCACGTGGTTCAGGTGGTCGAGTATCTCATACCGCCCTAGCACACATGTGACTCCTTTCCCCTATTGTCTACGCAGCCTGCCCTTGGACAAGGACCCGATGCCCAACCCCAGGCCTGGCAAACCCTCGGCCCCTTCCTTGTCCCTTGGCCCATCCCCAGGAGCCTCGCCCAGCTGGAGGGCTGCGCTCAAAGCCTCAGAACTGCTGGGGGCCCGGGGCCCAGGGGGAACCTTCCAGGGCCGAGATCTTCGAGGCGGGGCccatgcctcctcctcctccttgaaCCCCATGCCACCATCGCAGCTGCAGGTGAGGCCCTGGGCCCAGGATGGGGCAGGCAGGGTGGGGTACCTGGACCTACAGGTGCCGACCTTTACTGTGGCACCGGGCGGGAGGGGGGCCGGCTGGGGCACAGGAAGTGGTTTCTGGGTCCCAGGCAAGTCTGTGACTTATGCAGATGTTGCAGGGCCAAGAAAATCCCCACCTGCCAGGCCTCAGAGATTGGAGGCTCTCCCCGACCTCCCAATCCCTGTCTCAGGAGAGGAGGAGGCCGTATTGTAGTCCCATGAGCATAGCTATGTGTCCCCATCCCCATGTGACAAGAGGAGAGGACTGGGGCCAAGTAGGTGAGGTGACAGGGCTCAGGCCAGCTCTGCAACTTATTAGCTGTTTGATCTTTAAAAAGTTACTCGATctccatgagcctcagtttccacacgtGTAAAAGGGGGACCATCATAGCATCTACCATGTGGGCTTGCAGTGCAGAGTATATGAATTAGACACAGAACAGTGAGGATCAGGATGGCCTCTCACCCACCTGCCTTTCTGCCCAGCTGCCCACACTGCCCCTAGTCATGGTGGCACCCTCCGGGGCACGGCTGGGCCCCTTGCCCCACTTACAGGCACTCCTCCAGGACAGGCCACATTTCATGCACCAGGTATGGACGGTGaatgggcagggaggagggagcaggTGGGAGAACTGTGGGGAGGGGCCTCGAGCCAGGCTGAACCATAGCCCACATGTGCCCCCCAGCTCTCAACGGTGGATGCCCACGCCCGGACCCCTGTGCTGCAGGTGCACCCCCTGGAGAGCCCAACCATGATCAGcctcccaccacccaccaccaccactggggTCTTCTCCCTCAAGGCCCGGCCTGGCCTCCCACCTGGTAACACCTCAGCCCGTACCCCATGGCTTCACAGAACCCCCAAGTCCCCTGATCCTTGGCTGTGAGCAGTGTAGGCTATTCTGAATTGCAGTCCTCTGGGGGTCAAAGGTGTCAGGTCTCAGAGGCTTGGAAACTCCAACCTCCAAAAAATGTCAGGTGCAGAACCTTAAAGATGCAGAATGTCAAAATCACGAAACCACAGAGCTTTACAAAGCTACTCAAAATGTCAGCACCTGCGAATGGCCGTCTTTAAGCTTCTCTGCCAGAAGCCTGGGACTTTGGGGACAGCAGAGCCCCCTGGGAGTCAGGGTTTTCGAGGCTCAGGAGGGTGGGAAGCTCAAAATGAGAGGCCTTGTGGGCCAAGCTCCAGAGCCCAGCCCACAGCCTCCAGAGGTGCCCTGTCCCCACCCACAGGGATCAACGTGGCCAGCCTGGAATGGGTGTCCAGGGAGCCGGCACTGCTCTGCACCTTCCCAAATCCCGGTGCACCCAGGAAGGACAGGTCAGTGGACAGGGCTGGGAAGGATCCTCGCCCTCCTATCCCCTCCCCTGACACCCTCTGTCCCCCCAGCACCCTTTCGGCTGTGCCCCAGAGCTCCTACCCACTGCTGGCAAATGGTGTCTGCAAGTGGCCCGGATGTGAGAAGGTCTTCGAAGAGCCAGAGGACTTCCTCAAGTGAGTGGCCCAGGCCTGTGCCAGTCCACCGGCCCTGGCTTGTGGGGAGAGTTCTGGGGTGGAGATCTCAGCTCAGGCTTCATCCCAATAAGTAGTAAGATGAAAGAGCTAAACTCTGAGActgtgggttcaaatcccagctccatccctgactggctgtgtgaccttggacaaattacttagcttctctggacctcagtttcctcgtaTGTATAGTAAGAAACGTTTGTGCTGTTATTTAcccctattttacagacaaggagacTGAGGCCAAAGAGGTTAAGTGTCTTGATCAAAATCTCCCAgttcctgagtgacagagctgggatttgaacccatgcaGCCAGGCTCTAGAATCTGCACTCCTAACTGCTTTGCCCTGCTACTCCTTATGCCAGCGTGCCAGCCTTATTCCACTGTCCCCAAAGTTCTAGTTCCTCTagatggctgctgctgctgcctccccTCAGTCCCCccatatgtctctctctctctcacacacacacacacatacacacacacacaaatacacaccacactacacacaACCCTTAGCAGCAACCCCACATATCCTGTCCTCCCTGCAGCCAGGCCTTTGCACAGGCCGTCCCCTCCACCCAGAATGCCTTGCCCACTCTCACCTCCCTGGCCCATTCTCAACTCACCACACTTCCAACATTATCTCCAGCACTCTGGCCAGGCTCAAATGGTGAGCTCAGGCCTGACATGCAGTAGGTGCTGAGTGGCATGTGTTAAGGGAATGAGGGGTGTGAGAGGGAGACTGAGgtagagaggggaggggagctggggcTCAGAGGAGAGACCTCCCAGAGGGTCTGGGCCCTCCCCATTCAGAGCATTGAGCCAGACCAGGCCTGTCATGGTCACCTGCATGGAATCTTCTCCCTACTTAGGCACTGCCAGGCAGACCATCTTCTGGATGAGAAGGGCAGGGCGCAATGTCTCCTCCAGAGAGAGATGGTACAGTCTCTGGAGCAGCAGGTAATGCCAGGGTGGTGGAGGGTAGGGGATAGGGATAGTGTGCAAAACCTTCTGTCCACCATGTGCCAGAAACCAAGTTCACCTGGGACGACGGCTGGtataaaggaaggaagaggagcgAGCACTCCCAGGGAAGACCGTAGCCTGGGCAAAGATGTGGCAGAGAAGGGCCAGGCTGAGGCCTCGTGTTTGTGCCATTTCAC from Nomascus leucogenys isolate Asia chromosome X, Asia_NLE_v1, whole genome shotgun sequence includes these protein-coding regions:
- the FOXP3 gene encoding forkhead box protein P3 isoform X1; the protein is MPNPRPGKPSAPSLSLGPSPGASPSWRAALKASELLGARGPGGTFQGRDLRGGAHASSSSLNPMPPSQLQLSTVDAHARTPVLQVHPLESPTMISLPPPTTTTGVFSLKARPGLPPGINVASLEWVSREPALLCTFPNPGAPRKDSTLSAVPQSSYPLLANGVCKWPGCEKVFEEPEDFLKHCQADHLLDEKGRAQCLLQREMVQSLEQQLVLEKEKLSAMQAHLAGKMALTKASSVASSDKGSCCIVAAGSQGNVVPAWSGPREAPDSLFAVRRHLWGSHGNSTFPEFLHNMDYFKFHNMRPPFTYATLIRWAILEAPEKQRTLNEIYHWFTRMFAFFRNHPATWKNAIRHNLSLHKCFVRVESEKGAVWTVDELEFRKKRSQRPSRCSNPTPGP
- the FOXP3 gene encoding forkhead box protein P3 isoform X2; this encodes MPNPRPGKPSAPSLSLGPSPGASPSWRAALKASELLGARGPGGTFQGRDLRGGAHASSSSLNPMPPSQLQLPTLPLVMVAPSGARLGPLPHLQALLQDRPHFMHQLSTVDAHARTPVLQVHPLESPTMISLPPPTTTTGVFSLKARPGLPPGINVASLEWVSREPALLCTFPNPGAPRKDSTLSAVPQSSYPLLANGVCKWPGCEKVFEEPEDFLKHCQADHLLDEKGRAQCLLQREMVQSLEQQLVLEKEKLSAMQAHLAGKMALTKASSVASSDKGSCCIVAAGSQGNVVPAWSGPREAPDSLFAVRRHLWGSHGNSTFPEFLHNMDYFKFHNMRPPFTYATLIRWAILEAPEKQRTLNEIYHWFTRMFAFFRNHPATWKNAIRHNLSLHKCFVRVESEKGAVWTVDELEFRKKRSQRPSRCSNPTPGP